The sequence below is a genomic window from bacterium.
CATGCTGATCGGTGCGCCGTTGGGCATCGCCTGTGCGGTGTTTCTCACTGAATTCGTTCCCCGGCCGATGATGCACACCATCAAACCCATGATCGAACTCTTGGCCGGCATCCCCTCGGTTATATACGGATTTATCGGCGTCATTGTTCTGGCGCCTCTGATCCGCACGCATCTGGGCGGCCCCGGGCTTTCGCTGCTGGCCGCCTCCATCATTCTCGGCATCATGATCCTGCCCACCATCATCAGCATCTCAACGGATGCGATCAGCGCAGTGCCCACCTCTTATCGTGAAGGCTCTCGAGCCTTGGGCGCCACCCGCTGGCAGACGGTTTATATGGTGGTGTTGAAGGCCGCGCGATCCGGCATCATTTCCGGCGTCATCCTCGGCATGGGAAGGGCCATCGGCGAAACCATGGCGGTGATCATGGTAGCGGGCAACGCGGTCAAGCTTCCGGGCACAGCCTTGGATTCCGTGCGCACGTTGACGGCCAACATCGCCCTGGAGATGGGTTATGCGGTGGGGCTGCACCGCAGTGCGCTGTTCGCCACCGGCGTGGTGCTTTTTATCTTCATCATGGTGTTGAACACCCTGGCCGGCGCCTTTGTCAAACGGGAGATACGCCGGCGATGAAGCGGATTCCTGCAAAAGTCAGCCAGGGTGTGGCGGCGGCTGTGATGGCGCTGGCGACCTTGCTCACCCTCGCGGTGTTGATCTTTATCGTGGTCTTTATTCTGGAAAAAGGGTTGCCGGTCCTGAACCGTACTTTTCTCTTCAGCGCCCCCCGTGATATGGGCAAGGCCGGCGGCATTTTTCCCACTATTCTGGCGACCATCATCCTGCCGCTGCTGGCCATCGCGCTGGCCCTGCCGTTGGGCGTCGGCACGGCCATCTATCTCACTGAATACACTCGGGAGAGCCGTGTGACGCGGATCATCCGTTTTGGCAACGATTGTCTGGCCGGCATTCCTTCGATCATTTTCGGCTTGTTCGGCTTTCTCTTTTTCGTCACCTTGCTGGAGATGGGCTGGTCCCTGCT
It includes:
- the pstC gene encoding phosphate ABC transporter permease subunit PstC; protein product: MKAYHLGEKGVQVILTAIAFSALCGLLLIALFILKEGLPFLMQVGLKDFILAHDWEPQSGKFGIYPMIIASLWVTFGAMLIGAPLGIACAVFLTEFVPRPMMHTIKPMIELLAGIPSVIYGFIGVIVLAPLIRTHLGGPGLSLLAASIILGIMILPTIISISTDAISAVPTSYREGSRALGATRWQTVYMVVLKAARSGIISGVILGMGRAIGETMAVIMVAGNAVKLPGTALDSVRTLTANIALEMGYAVGLHRSALFATGVVLFIFIMVLNTLAGAFVKREIRRR
- the pstA gene encoding phosphate ABC transporter permease PstA, with translation MKRIPAKVSQGVAAAVMALATLLTLAVLIFIVVFILEKGLPVLNRTFLFSAPRDMGKAGGIFPTILATIILPLLAIALALPLGVGTAIYLTEYTRESRVTRIIRFGNDCLAGIPSIIFGLFGFLFFVTLLEMGWSLLSGGLTLALMILPTIIRTSEEAIKSVPTSYREVSFSLGATRWRTIQRVVLPNALPGILTG